The DNA segment CTATCTTTATAACCTGAATGGGGAGAAGCAGGCGATTTCCGTATCGCTCAAATCCTTTGCAAACGGGCTTTCCGGAAAACTTCAGAGCGGCGATATTGTCTCTGTGATTGCGCCGGATTTCAAAAAGCAGGGAGTCACCGTCATTCCGCCGGAACTGCAGTATGTGGAAGTTATCGCGGTTACCGCAAACAGCGGAGCAGATGCCAATACCGGGGAACGGAGTGAGGACGGAGAGAATCGGGAGCTTCCGGATACGGTCACGCTGTTAGTTACCCCGGAGCAGTCCATGATTCTTGCGGAGCTGGAAGCGGATGGCGATATTCATCTTTCTCTGGTGTTCCGCGGCGAGCAGAAACAGGCTGCAGAATTCATTGCGGCACAGGAAACGGTTTTGTCAGAGCTTTATGCACCGGAGGATGAAACGGCAGAAGGCACAGAAGATTCTGAGAGAACTGGAGGCACTTTCGAGGGAACAGGGGGAGTGGAAGATTCTGTTTCGGAAGGTGCATCCACAGAAAGTGGGGTGGAATAAGCATTGAACTTCTTAAAAAGAAGCATATTTACCCGCGGCTCAGGCGAGGAAGAATCCGACTGGGGACAGGAGACGGAGAACCAGATGTTAGCCATTTGGGGAAGTCCCGGTTCCGGTAAGACCACGGTGGCCGTTAAGCTGGCAGAACACCTTGCGAGGCAGAAACGGGATGTGGCGCTTCTGCTGTGTGATATGAACACGCCGATGCTTCCCTGCATCTGCCCGCCGGCGGATCTGGAGGAAGAACATTCCCTGGGAAGTGTTCTGGCGGCGGCTCATGTTACGGAATCCCTGGTACGGCATAA comes from the Eubacteriaceae bacterium Marseille-Q4139 genome and includes:
- the cpaB gene encoding Flp pilus assembly protein CpaB produces the protein MNFLKNRVVIGVACIVLSLIICFAVTPLFNQTISEKTEIVRVVKEIRLGEEITPDMVKSVEVGAYNLPEDVVKNTDTAIGKFASADLAPGDYIIASKIAEEPAAENAYLYNLNGEKQAISVSLKSFANGLSGKLQSGDIVSVIAPDFKKQGVTVIPPELQYVEVIAVTANSGADANTGERSEDGENRELPDTVTLLVTPEQSMILAELEADGDIHLSLVFRGEQKQAAEFIAAQETVLSELYAPEDETAEGTEDSERTGGTFEGTGGVEDSVSEGASTESGVE